The Pontibacter pudoricolor genome contains a region encoding:
- a CDS encoding phospholipase D-like domain-containing protein yields MQQKITSHAFFSPGEDCLEAIITAIEEAEKTMKICVFTISDDRISEAIVRAHQRGVHIRIITDNNKLHDAGSDIRELAAKGLDVRIDKTRSHMHHKFAIFDETRVLTGSYNWTRSAAMYNHENILVTDNLSIVQDYSREFDRLWEGMMKYNPGGKSRQDFREDEEY; encoded by the coding sequence ATGCAGCAAAAAATTACCAGTCATGCCTTCTTCAGCCCCGGCGAAGATTGCCTCGAAGCCATCATAACAGCTATTGAGGAGGCGGAAAAGACCATGAAGATATGTGTGTTTACGATAAGCGACGACCGTATTTCGGAAGCTATAGTTAGGGCACACCAGCGTGGTGTACACATCAGGATTATTACAGATAATAACAAACTGCACGATGCCGGCTCAGATATAAGAGAACTGGCAGCCAAAGGCCTGGATGTGCGGATAGATAAAACGCGCAGCCACATGCACCATAAATTTGCCATTTTCGATGAAACGCGTGTGCTTACCGGCAGCTATAACTGGACACGCAGCGCCGCCATGTACAACCACGAGAACATATTGGTAACCGATAACCTGAGTATTGTGCAGGACTATAGCCGTGAGTTCGACAGGCTCTGGGAAGGTATGATGAAGTACAACCCAGGCGGTAAAAGCAGGCAGGATTTCCGGGAAGATGAGGAGTATTAG
- a CDS encoding endonuclease domain-containing protein: MMKQQIIPYKPYLKELAKQLRQNSTLSEVLLWNELKNRKLLGYDFDRQKPIDSFIVDFYCKDLLLAIEIDGDSHDYSFDEDMKRQVALEKLGVRFLRFDDSEVKRELSNVLRTIETWVLANRKSKTHP; encoded by the coding sequence ATGATGAAACAACAGATCATACCATATAAACCTTATCTGAAAGAACTAGCAAAACAACTACGGCAAAACAGCACATTATCCGAGGTTTTGCTTTGGAATGAATTGAAAAACCGGAAACTGCTTGGCTATGATTTTGACCGACAAAAACCTATTGATAGTTTTATAGTTGATTTCTACTGCAAAGATTTACTGCTTGCAATAGAGATAGATGGCGACAGCCACGACTATAGTTTTGATGAAGATATGAAGCGGCAGGTTGCCTTAGAAAAACTTGGTGTTAGGTTTCTTAGATTTGACGACTCTGAAGTAAAGCGAGAGTTAAGTAATGTGCTTCGAACTATTGAAACATGGGTATTGGCAAATCGAAAAAGTAAAACCCACCCCTAG
- a CDS encoding AAA family ATPase — protein MLKIAITGPESTGKSTLSEQLASHYQTVWVPEYARTYIANLNREYTIDDIEAIARGQLQLEEQLQTIAATILISDTDLLVLKIWSEHAFGRCPDFIVDQLQQQDYNLYLLMGVDLPWEPDPQREHPHLRQYFYDWYKRELATLQVPFAEIGGLQQERFRNATQHIDALLKQHKL, from the coding sequence ATGCTGAAGATCGCAATTACAGGGCCGGAGTCTACGGGAAAATCTACTTTATCGGAGCAGCTTGCCAGCCACTACCAGACTGTCTGGGTGCCGGAATATGCGCGTACGTATATCGCAAACCTTAACCGGGAGTATACTATAGATGACATAGAAGCGATAGCCCGTGGGCAGCTGCAGCTGGAAGAGCAACTACAGACTATAGCCGCCACCATACTTATATCCGATACCGACCTGCTGGTACTGAAGATCTGGAGCGAACACGCCTTTGGCCGGTGCCCCGATTTTATAGTTGATCAATTACAGCAACAGGACTATAACCTTTACCTGCTGATGGGCGTTGATTTGCCGTGGGAGCCTGATCCGCAGCGCGAGCATCCGCACCTGCGGCAGTACTTCTACGATTGGTATAAACGTGAGCTGGCAACTTTGCAGGTACCTTTTGCCGAGATTGGCGGGCTGCAGCAGGAGCGTTTCCGGAATGCAACCCAGCACATAGATGCGCTTTTGAAGCAGCACAAACTATAA
- a CDS encoding acyl-CoA dehydrogenase family protein, with the protein MAYEPAGAPDYYNIDDLLTEEHLLIRQTMRDFVKREISPNIEKWAQDAHFPSEIVKKFGDVGAFGPTIPTEYGGGGLDYISYGIIMQEIERGDSGMRSTASVQGSLVMYPIYKYGSEEQRKKYLPKLASGEWLGCFGLTEPDFGSNPGGMVTNIKDMGDHYLLNGSKMWISNSPECQVAVVWAKNEEGRIKGLIVERGMEGFTTPEIHNKWSLRASCTGELVFDNVKVPKENLLPNIDGLKGPLGCLDSARYGISWGALGAAIDCYESALKYSKERVQFDKPIGGFQLTQKKLAEMLTEITKAQLMVWRLGTLMNEGKATTQQISMAKRNSVDMALHIAREARQIHGGMGITGEYPIMRHMMNLESVITYEGTHDIHLLITGADITGIQAFK; encoded by the coding sequence ATGGCTTACGAACCAGCAGGTGCGCCTGACTACTATAACATCGACGATTTACTCACAGAAGAGCATTTACTCATCCGCCAGACCATGCGCGACTTTGTGAAGCGCGAGATCTCACCGAACATCGAAAAGTGGGCACAGGATGCGCATTTCCCATCGGAGATCGTGAAAAAGTTTGGAGATGTAGGAGCATTTGGTCCAACTATACCAACTGAGTATGGTGGTGGCGGCCTCGATTATATCAGCTATGGCATTATTATGCAGGAGATCGAGCGTGGCGATTCTGGCATGCGCTCTACGGCTTCGGTACAGGGCTCGCTGGTGATGTACCCGATCTATAAATATGGCTCGGAGGAGCAGCGCAAAAAATACCTGCCAAAGCTGGCGAGTGGCGAGTGGCTGGGCTGTTTCGGTTTAACGGAGCCTGATTTTGGCTCCAACCCGGGCGGCATGGTAACAAACATCAAAGACATGGGCGATCATTATCTGCTCAACGGTTCTAAAATGTGGATATCCAACTCACCGGAGTGCCAGGTAGCTGTAGTTTGGGCTAAGAACGAAGAAGGCCGTATTAAAGGGCTTATAGTGGAGCGTGGCATGGAAGGCTTTACAACACCTGAAATCCACAACAAATGGAGCCTGCGCGCCAGCTGCACCGGCGAACTGGTGTTTGATAACGTGAAAGTGCCGAAAGAGAACCTGCTGCCTAACATTGATGGTTTGAAAGGCCCACTTGGTTGCCTTGATTCTGCCCGTTATGGTATTTCGTGGGGAGCCCTTGGTGCTGCTATTGATTGTTATGAGTCTGCGCTGAAATATAGCAAAGAGCGTGTTCAGTTCGATAAGCCAATTGGCGGTTTCCAGTTAACACAGAAGAAGCTGGCCGAGATGCTGACCGAGATTACGAAAGCCCAGCTAATGGTGTGGCGTTTAGGAACCCTGATGAACGAAGGCAAAGCCACAACGCAGCAGATTTCGATGGCAAAGCGCAACAGCGTGGACATGGCCCTGCACATTGCCCGCGAAGCACGCCAGATACACGGCGGCATGGGCATTACGGGTGAGTACCCGATCATGCGCCACATGATGAACCTCGAATCAGTAATTACTTACGAAGGAACACACGACATTCACTTACTGATAACCGGTGCTGACATAACTGGTATCCAGGCGTTTAAATAA
- a CDS encoding TonB-dependent receptor — MKNFLFALAVCLLPLQLLAQFNLSGRVTDVATGNALPGASVVLENTAAGTTTGPDGAFNFNNLPSGNYSLKVTFLGFEQKKATINLQQNEFVTLALRAKSFQAGEVIVQATRADEKTGTTYTNVTREAIEERNFGQDMPYLLEQTPAVVVNSDAGAGVGYTGIRIRGSDITRINVTVNGIPINDSESHGTFFVNMPDFASSVEDIQVQRGVGTSTNGAGAFGASINIQTQQTQPEPYAETSHSYGSFDTWKNNVRFGTGLINGKFAFDGRLSRIKSDGYIDRAFSDLKSFYFSGGYYGDKSMLKFVAFSGKEKTYQAWDGVPEDKLETDRTYNGIGSYTDENGNERFYENETDNYQQDHYQLHVAQDLTPRLNLSGALHLTRGRGYYEQYKENQKLANYSLSPVTIGDETITRTDLIRQKWLDNYFYGATYALNYSTEDSRLNATLGGAWNKYDGDHYGEVIWARYASGSEIGHRYYFNNAIKTDFNIFAKVTYQLTEKLGLFGDLQSRTINYKIDGVDDDNRNVTQQADFSFLNPKAGVTYAITENQSVYASYAIGNREPARTDFTDTPINPLADIAGPTHETLYNLETGYKLRGNTTGLFGTDANYSFDASYYYMDYNNQLVPTGALNDVGSPLRTNIKDSYRTGVELAGALNLNAIVEVSSTVALSQNRIRNFTEHLYTYDADYNVEAITLIKHKSTDIAFSPAIVSAHKLEVQPVKGFKAAILYKTVGKQYLDNTSSNDRKLDAYQVTDLRLRYTLKPGFMKELEFALLVNNLLNKKYEANGYTWTELYTGDQTRYDYNYYYPQATRNFLFSVGMKF, encoded by the coding sequence ATGAAAAATTTCCTGTTTGCACTGGCGGTGTGTTTATTGCCACTGCAATTGCTTGCGCAGTTTAACCTGAGCGGGCGTGTAACTGATGTTGCCACCGGTAATGCCCTGCCGGGTGCCAGCGTGGTTCTCGAAAATACCGCTGCCGGCACTACCACCGGCCCGGATGGTGCTTTCAATTTCAATAATTTGCCTTCCGGCAACTATAGTTTAAAAGTAACTTTCCTTGGTTTTGAGCAAAAAAAAGCAACTATAAACCTGCAACAGAATGAATTTGTAACACTGGCTTTACGGGCTAAGTCGTTTCAGGCCGGCGAAGTTATAGTGCAGGCTACTCGAGCCGACGAAAAGACCGGAACCACTTACACCAACGTTACACGCGAAGCCATAGAAGAGCGCAATTTCGGGCAGGACATGCCTTACCTGCTGGAGCAGACCCCGGCTGTAGTAGTTAACTCTGATGCAGGCGCAGGAGTGGGTTATACCGGAATCCGGATTCGTGGTTCTGATATTACGCGCATAAACGTGACTGTAAACGGCATCCCAATCAACGACTCTGAAAGCCACGGTACCTTTTTTGTGAACATGCCCGATTTTGCCTCGTCGGTAGAAGATATACAGGTGCAGCGCGGTGTGGGTACATCCACAAACGGAGCCGGTGCTTTTGGTGCCAGCATAAACATTCAAACCCAGCAAACCCAGCCCGAGCCATACGCCGAAACCAGCCATAGTTACGGTTCTTTCGATACCTGGAAAAACAACGTGCGCTTTGGTACAGGATTGATAAATGGCAAGTTTGCTTTTGACGGCCGTTTGTCGCGCATTAAGTCGGATGGCTATATTGACCGTGCATTTTCAGATCTGAAGTCGTTCTACTTTTCGGGTGGCTATTACGGCGATAAAAGCATGCTGAAGTTTGTGGCCTTCTCGGGCAAAGAGAAAACCTACCAGGCCTGGGATGGTGTGCCCGAAGATAAACTGGAAACAGACCGCACTTACAATGGCATTGGTAGCTACACCGACGAAAACGGCAACGAGCGCTTTTACGAAAACGAAACCGACAACTACCAGCAGGATCACTACCAGCTGCACGTTGCCCAGGACCTGACACCACGCCTGAACCTGAGCGGAGCGCTGCATTTAACCCGCGGCCGTGGCTATTACGAGCAGTACAAAGAGAACCAAAAGCTAGCAAACTATAGTTTAAGCCCGGTAACGATAGGCGATGAAACGATAACCCGCACCGACCTGATCCGCCAGAAGTGGCTCGATAACTATTTTTATGGCGCTACCTATGCCCTGAACTATAGCACCGAAGACAGTAGACTGAATGCCACACTTGGCGGTGCCTGGAACAAATACGACGGCGACCATTACGGCGAAGTTATCTGGGCGCGCTATGCCTCCGGCAGCGAGATCGGGCACCGGTATTACTTCAACAACGCCATTAAAACCGATTTCAACATCTTTGCTAAAGTTACTTACCAGCTAACCGAAAAGCTCGGCTTGTTCGGCGATCTGCAGTCCAGAACTATAAACTATAAAATAGATGGTGTGGATGATGATAACCGCAATGTAACGCAGCAGGCTGACTTTAGCTTCCTGAATCCGAAGGCGGGCGTTACCTATGCGATCACGGAAAACCAGAGCGTTTATGCATCTTACGCCATTGGCAACCGCGAGCCGGCCCGCACCGATTTTACTGACACGCCTATAAATCCACTCGCAGATATTGCAGGTCCTACCCACGAAACGCTATACAACCTGGAAACCGGCTATAAACTGCGGGGCAACACGACCGGTTTATTTGGTACTGATGCCAACTATAGTTTCGATGCCAGCTATTACTACATGGACTATAACAACCAGTTGGTGCCAACCGGAGCGCTGAACGATGTAGGCTCCCCGCTACGCACCAACATTAAAGACAGCTACCGCACTGGTGTGGAACTCGCCGGAGCGCTTAACCTGAACGCTATAGTTGAAGTAAGCAGCACCGTAGCCCTGAGCCAAAACAGGATCCGAAACTTTACAGAACACCTGTACACTTATGATGCCGACTATAATGTAGAAGCGATAACGCTGATCAAGCATAAATCAACGGACATTGCTTTTTCGCCGGCTATAGTTTCAGCGCATAAACTGGAAGTGCAGCCCGTAAAAGGATTTAAAGCCGCGATACTTTACAAAACAGTTGGCAAACAGTACCTGGATAACACCAGCAGCAACGACCGTAAACTGGATGCTTACCAGGTAACCGACCTGCGCCTGCGCTATACTCTAAAACCAGGCTTTATGAAGGAACTGGAATTTGCCTTGCTGGTAAATAACCTCCTCAACAAAAAGTATGAAGCCAATGGCTACACCTGGACCGAACTATACACCGGCGACCAGACACGCTACGACTATAACTATTACTACCCGCAGGCAACCCGTAATTTCCTGTTCTCTGTTGGCATGAAGTTTTAA
- a CDS encoding aldose 1-epimerase family protein → MLYFLQNENYKVGVESLGAELQHFIKLDEQLEFIWQADPNVWASHAPNLFPIVGELPDAMYTFQGNTYPMLRHGFARHKEFKLVDEHHDKLVFELTHDDETLAQYPFKFTLLVAYILEWNKLSVTYLVRCDDDHAMYFSVGGHPAFNVPFYPNENYTDYYLEFEQEETLSRYLLNEQGLQNGDTERVLEQERVLHLNHEFFEKDALVFKNLNSEKVALSSSTNPRSVEIEFQGFPYLGVWAKPGPSQYLCIEPWCGIAGRVGESGELQDKEGIQEVGPKQAFERTFTITIL, encoded by the coding sequence ATGCTATATTTCTTACAAAACGAAAACTATAAAGTGGGTGTAGAGAGCCTGGGCGCCGAACTGCAGCACTTTATAAAGTTAGATGAGCAACTCGAATTTATCTGGCAGGCCGACCCGAATGTGTGGGCAAGCCATGCGCCGAACCTGTTTCCTATAGTTGGCGAATTGCCGGATGCCATGTATACGTTTCAGGGCAACACCTACCCCATGCTACGCCATGGCTTTGCACGCCACAAAGAGTTTAAACTGGTTGATGAGCACCACGATAAGCTGGTATTTGAGCTTACCCACGACGACGAAACCCTGGCGCAGTATCCGTTTAAATTTACGTTGCTGGTTGCCTATATACTGGAATGGAACAAACTATCGGTAACGTACCTGGTGCGCTGCGATGATGATCATGCCATGTATTTCTCGGTAGGCGGGCACCCGGCCTTTAATGTGCCGTTTTACCCGAACGAGAACTATACCGATTATTACCTGGAGTTTGAGCAGGAAGAGACCCTGAGCCGTTACCTGTTAAACGAACAGGGCCTGCAAAACGGCGATACTGAACGTGTGTTGGAGCAGGAGCGCGTACTTCACTTAAACCATGAGTTCTTTGAGAAAGATGCGCTGGTGTTCAAAAACCTGAACTCTGAAAAAGTAGCCCTTTCCAGCAGCACCAACCCTCGGTCTGTAGAAATAGAGTTTCAGGGTTTTCCTTACCTGGGTGTTTGGGCGAAGCCGGGACCATCGCAATACCTTTGCATAGAGCCATGGTGCGGTATTGCCGGCCGGGTAGGAGAGAGCGGCGAATTGCAGGATAAGGAAGGAATACAGGAAGTAGGGCCTAAGCAGGCGTTTGAGCGTACCTTCACCATCACGATTTTGTAA
- a CDS encoding T9SS type A sorting domain-containing protein, whose translation MKKFDNYSCPERHALNYHWQKLWLILCMMAVPFVIHAEAGKPNAAEPTGNVAKNYQHWADVDNEWNGDILSPQKSDYFEGEVIPHVYVVEASNATPLVNGQTYTMKVNMNYFQSNTNAGGFAHMTTYNTSRSPGLLPGASGLTPVADATFTGTGMEGVFYTVDADIVSVSGAVPAGAATKDHTVTITWTYTGATTTTGIAEIYFGLYIAEPGQVPDQGMGETDGASAWTGGSLQTTVNDAVFGGGALSIQLAPSAIIRGTISGLKYSDLNKNGNQDTGEPTLAGWKIYLDLNNNGTWEEGEPWELTAADGTYSFSVIPDADNSDTDNDPYIVREVQQATYTQTEPVNPDYYAIVVTAAAPFHTGKDFGNFACINPEMNTPAIGAVCQGTTSASVSYASVAGAPDQYSIDWNAAANTAGLGDVAYTALPASPFTIAIPGNLAAATYTGTMYVRNSGTGCESSGTQITLTVNPTPAVFGLTATGYCAGATTLGTVTLADSETGVNYQLYSSDGATVQAAKTGDANALVWTGITAGTGYYIVATGTGNCTNTTGTIDVIVKPLPDANAGTDKQLTCTTKSVTLDGSSTTEGVTYLWSGPDGFTSAEATPIVSAQGTYTLTVTNTATGCTASDAVEVTVNDELPTVSIGTNGQTTTLLTCNAPTMTLTAAARVDGELNPDYVTLSWTGPNGFTSSAQSIQVSVAGTYVLTATNTQNGCSASASIGVTGPVYPDANAGPDKVLTCAQTTVMLEGASTHVAALSEYTWVASNGGNIVSGGHTLTPIVDKAGTYTLTVRDRRGGCSTSDAVEVTGDNKVPEVQIAPEGKTMISCSQKSVLLKSYVTPAGMDVLWTGPNGFTATTQTITVTTPGLYTITATNPETGCSSSASITISDATREPIANAGPDKWLTCTVNSVVLEAYKDENDGPLGYMWIDEEGDIVGSQRIVTVTEPGTYTLRVVNIYSGCAAMDEVVVHRNNQAPNISAKGGTLSCETGTVQLMGASTTAGATYSWTGPGGYTSTAQNPTVSMAGEYTLTVTNLENGCTASVTVTVNPQPVVPQPEVVCYTIDFEENETGFVTSTKTGAGVVNIFNYRRNVDGTYAKENHASIFDTANPTGDDLDLWTPDWGHVLIINQDLNPEPNDNPWGGEMTLDFSEIGPVTMTSLRALDFDVYEDNSWVYLYDDKGNELYKVQIKSLGNMSQQVIDLGNTKGVMYMRVIMDGFNEHHMLAGSGAIDDIKFCVEKEGDAPCATVEPVNEIQATAFPMPFSDRTTIEFTATESQDYVIQLFDAKGRMIRELTAGKAKAGELVRVAVDASDLPNGMYIANIIGKTGIKKSVKLINRK comes from the coding sequence ATGAAGAAATTCGACAATTATTCGTGTCCGGAGAGGCATGCTTTGAACTATCACTGGCAAAAGTTGTGGCTCATACTCTGTATGATGGCTGTGCCTTTTGTTATACACGCTGAAGCAGGCAAACCTAATGCTGCCGAACCAACCGGTAACGTAGCCAAAAACTACCAGCACTGGGCTGATGTAGATAACGAGTGGAATGGGGATATCCTGAGTCCACAGAAGTCTGACTATTTTGAAGGAGAAGTGATACCGCATGTATATGTAGTAGAAGCATCTAATGCTACACCTTTGGTTAATGGCCAGACCTATACAATGAAAGTAAACATGAATTACTTTCAGAGTAACACGAATGCCGGCGGTTTTGCACATATGACCACGTATAATACCAGCCGGTCTCCGGGACTGTTGCCTGGCGCCTCCGGACTGACGCCGGTAGCAGATGCAACGTTTACAGGCACCGGTATGGAAGGTGTTTTCTATACGGTTGATGCGGATATAGTTTCGGTATCGGGTGCAGTGCCTGCTGGTGCCGCCACCAAAGACCATACTGTAACTATAACATGGACTTATACCGGTGCAACTACCACAACGGGTATAGCTGAGATCTACTTTGGGTTATATATTGCGGAGCCAGGGCAAGTGCCGGACCAGGGAATGGGCGAAACAGATGGTGCCTCTGCCTGGACAGGTGGCTCGTTACAGACCACCGTTAATGATGCTGTTTTTGGAGGCGGTGCTTTATCTATACAGTTAGCGCCTTCTGCCATTATACGAGGAACTATAAGTGGTTTAAAATACAGCGACCTGAATAAAAACGGCAATCAGGATACCGGCGAACCTACGTTAGCAGGTTGGAAAATTTACCTCGACCTGAATAATAACGGAACCTGGGAAGAAGGTGAGCCATGGGAGCTTACTGCTGCCGACGGAACCTATAGTTTCTCTGTCATTCCGGATGCCGACAACAGCGACACCGATAACGACCCGTACATTGTGCGCGAGGTGCAACAAGCTACTTATACACAAACAGAGCCTGTTAACCCTGATTACTATGCTATAGTTGTTACTGCAGCTGCGCCGTTTCATACAGGCAAAGATTTTGGTAACTTCGCTTGTATCAACCCTGAGATGAATACACCGGCCATTGGTGCGGTTTGCCAGGGAACTACTTCTGCCTCTGTAAGCTATGCCAGTGTTGCAGGCGCACCAGACCAATACAGCATCGACTGGAACGCAGCGGCTAATACGGCCGGATTAGGAGATGTTGCCTACACAGCTTTACCTGCAAGTCCGTTTACGATTGCTATACCAGGCAACCTGGCTGCAGCTACTTATACAGGTACCATGTATGTGCGTAACAGCGGAACAGGTTGCGAAAGCAGCGGTACCCAGATTACATTAACTGTAAATCCTACGCCAGCAGTATTTGGGCTAACAGCAACCGGTTATTGTGCCGGGGCAACAACGCTGGGTACTGTAACGCTGGCAGATTCTGAAACCGGTGTAAACTATCAGCTTTATAGTTCAGACGGGGCCACTGTGCAGGCCGCAAAAACAGGAGATGCTAACGCACTGGTATGGACAGGTATAACAGCCGGCACCGGGTACTATATTGTAGCTACCGGCACAGGTAACTGTACCAACACAACCGGAACTATAGATGTTATAGTTAAACCGCTGCCTGATGCAAATGCTGGCACCGATAAACAACTCACCTGCACAACCAAATCTGTAACGCTCGACGGTTCCTCTACAACTGAAGGTGTTACTTACCTATGGTCAGGACCTGATGGCTTTACTTCTGCTGAAGCCACCCCAATAGTTAGTGCACAGGGTACTTATACACTTACCGTAACAAATACAGCTACAGGTTGTACTGCTTCCGATGCCGTAGAGGTAACAGTTAACGATGAGTTACCAACAGTTTCAATAGGCACTAACGGTCAGACGACTACCCTTCTCACCTGTAATGCTCCGACCATGACCTTAACTGCTGCTGCAAGAGTTGATGGGGAGCTAAATCCGGACTATGTTACATTAAGCTGGACAGGCCCGAATGGTTTTACATCATCGGCACAGAGCATACAGGTGAGTGTGGCAGGGACGTATGTTCTGACAGCTACCAATACCCAAAACGGCTGCTCGGCATCAGCGTCAATAGGAGTAACCGGACCTGTGTATCCGGATGCAAACGCAGGACCAGATAAGGTATTAACATGTGCTCAAACAACTGTCATGTTAGAAGGGGCATCAACACATGTTGCAGCCCTCAGCGAATATACATGGGTAGCGAGTAATGGTGGCAACATTGTTTCAGGCGGCCATACCTTAACTCCTATAGTTGACAAAGCCGGTACTTATACCTTAACTGTCAGGGATAGAAGAGGAGGTTGTTCAACGAGTGATGCAGTTGAAGTGACCGGAGATAATAAGGTGCCTGAAGTTCAAATAGCACCGGAAGGTAAAACCATGATCTCTTGTTCTCAAAAGAGTGTGTTACTGAAGTCTTATGTAACTCCTGCAGGTATGGATGTACTATGGACGGGGCCAAACGGCTTTACTGCAACAACTCAAACTATAACCGTAACTACACCGGGTTTATATACTATTACAGCTACTAATCCTGAAACGGGCTGCAGCAGTAGCGCAAGTATAACTATAAGCGATGCCACAAGAGAGCCAATTGCTAATGCAGGACCGGATAAGTGGCTTACCTGTACTGTAAACTCTGTCGTGTTAGAAGCTTACAAAGATGAAAATGACGGGCCTCTTGGTTACATGTGGATTGATGAGGAAGGTGATATTGTAGGAAGTCAAAGAATAGTGACTGTTACAGAGCCAGGTACTTACACACTAAGGGTAGTTAATATTTATTCCGGTTGCGCAGCTATGGATGAGGTGGTTGTACACCGTAACAACCAGGCTCCAAACATCAGTGCGAAAGGCGGTACGCTTAGCTGCGAAACCGGTACAGTGCAACTAATGGGGGCATCCACTACAGCGGGAGCTACCTATAGTTGGACTGGTCCGGGTGGTTATACTTCCACTGCTCAGAATCCTACGGTAAGTATGGCCGGCGAGTATACCTTAACGGTTACGAATCTTGAGAATGGCTGCACTGCCAGCGTTACTGTAACTGTAAATCCACAGCCAGTGGTGCCACAGCCGGAAGTTGTCTGCTACACAATTGATTTCGAGGAGAACGAGACAGGGTTTGTGACATCCACAAAAACAGGTGCAGGCGTTGTTAATATTTTCAACTATAGACGCAACGTTGATGGCACCTATGCTAAGGAGAACCATGCTTCCATATTTGATACCGCGAACCCGACAGGAGATGACCTTGACCTCTGGACACCAGATTGGGGACATGTGCTGATCATAAACCAGGACCTGAATCCGGAGCCGAACGACAACCCCTGGGGTGGTGAAATGACGCTTGATTTCTCAGAGATCGGGCCGGTAACCATGACCTCTTTGAGAGCACTTGACTTTGATGTGTACGAAGATAACTCCTGGGTTTACCTCTATGATGATAAGGGCAACGAACTGTATAAGGTGCAGATAAAGAGCCTGGGCAACATGAGTCAGCAGGTGATAGATCTGGGCAACACGAAGGGAGTAATGTACATGCGCGTGATAATGGATGGTTTTAACGAGCACCATATGCTGGCCGGGTCAGGCGCTATAGATGACATCAAATTCTGTGTTGAGAAAGAAGGAGATGCACCTTGTGCTACTGTTGAGCCAGTCAACGAGATCCAGGCCACTGCTTTCCCGATGCCGTTCTCTGACCGGACTACCATTGAGTTTACAGCTACCGAGTCTCAGGACTACGTTATTCAGCTGTTCGATGCAAAAGGCAGAATGATACGTGAGCTGACAGCTGGTAAGGCAAAAGCAGGTGAACTGGTGAGGGTAGCGGTTGATGCAAGTGACCTGCCAAATGGTATGTACATTGCCAACATCATAGGTAAGACCGGAATTAAAAAGTCGGTTAAACTGATCAACAGAAAATAG